One Lampris incognitus isolate fLamInc1 chromosome 14, fLamInc1.hap2, whole genome shotgun sequence DNA window includes the following coding sequences:
- the angptl1b gene encoding angiopoietin-related protein 1b, translated as MEPGVWSLFILFGLSLWCSSEGLTKHPIFSRVRRAPEDRGESKKCSYTFLVPEQKITGPICAARGYATDKDRVTRLDVAAVRDLMSKQRREMETLKLVVDVDGNLVNEMKLLRKESRNMNSRVTQLYMQLLHEIIRKRDNSLELAQLETRILNATTESLRLASRYRELEARYAALSAVVNNQSVLIGALEERCLQVYGRRHEQPPMGPPLVQVVPENIPVNVPRFTNEIQRDNARAFPRDRGSRSGPSPTDGTLEAHKLPAGNFSAEGPYRDCLDAQDAGHGTSGMYLIKPDDTERPMQVWCEQGMDNGGWTVIQSRRDGSVNFFRNWDNYKSGFGNIDGEYWLGLDGIYNLGKQGDYKLLVEMEDWMEKKVYAQYNSFHLEPESEGYRLRLGIYQGNAGDSLSSHNGKQFTTLDRDKDTFSGNCAHFHKGGWWYNACGQANLNGVWYAGGVYRSKFQDGIFWADYGGGFYSMKSVRMMIRPID; from the exons ATGGAGCCTGGTGTGTGGAGCTTATTTATCCTGTTTGGACTTTCCCTCTGGTGCAGCAGCGAGGGCCTTACCAAGCACCCCATCTTTAGCCGGGTACGGAGGGCACCGGAGGACAGAGGTGAGTCTAAGAAGTGTTCCTACACCTTCCTGGTCCCCGAGCAGAAGATCACAGGCCCCATCTGTGCCGCCCGGGGCTACGCAACCGACAAGGACCGCGTGACGCGTCTGGACGTGGCAGCAGTGCGTGACCTAATGTCGAAACAGCGTCGGGAGATGGAGACGCTGAAGCTGGTGGTGGATGTGGACGGCAACCTGGTGAATGAGATGAAGCTGCTCAGGAAGGAGAGTAGGAACATGAACTCGAGGGTGACCCAGCTCTACATGCAGCTGCTTCACGAGATCATCCGGAAGAGAGACAACTCCTTGGAGCTGGCCCAGCTGGAGACTCGCATCCTCAATGCCACCACTGAGTCGCTACGCCTGGCCTCGCGTTACCGGGAGCTAGAGGCCCGGTACGCGGCCCTGTCAGCGGTGGTGAACAACCAGTCGGTGTTGATCGGAGCCCTGGAAGAGCGATGCTTGCAGGTGTATGGGCGAAGGCACGAGCAGCCGCCCATGGGCCCCCCACTGGTGCAGGTGGTCCCTGAGAACATTCCTGTGAATGTACCACGTTTCACCAATGAGATCCAGAGGGATAATGCTCGAGCATTTCCCCGTGACAGGGGCTCTCGCTCTGGGCCGTCTCCCACAGATGGCACCCTGGAGGCCCATAAACTACCGGCTGGAAACTTCAGCGctgagg GACCATATCGAGACTGTCTCGATGCACAGGACGCTGGCCATGGCACCAGCGGCATGTACCTGATCAAGCCAGACGACACAGAGAGGCCCATGCAGGTTTGGTGTGAACAGGGAATGGACAACGGGGGCTGGACTGTCATCCAGAGTCGGAGAGACGGATCAGTTAACTTCTTCAGGAACTGGGATAACTACAAG AGTGGCTTCGGTAACATAGATGGAGAATATTGGCTGGGTCTGGACGGCATCTACAACCTAGGGAAGCAGGGGGACTATAAGCTGCTGGTGGAGATGGAAGACTGGATGGAGAAGAAGGTCTACGCCCAGTACAACAGCTTCCACCTGGAGCCGGAGAGCGAGGGCTACCGCCTGAGGCTTGGCATCTACCAGGGCAACGCCGGGGATTCCCTCAGCAGCCACAACGGCAAACAGTTCACCACCCTGGACCGGGACAAGGATACATTCTCAG GTAACTGTGCCCACTTCCACAAAGGAGGCTGGTGGTACAATGCCTGTGGCCAAGCCAATCTGAACGGCGTCTGGTACGCCGGAGGGGTCTATCGGAGCAAGTTTCAGGATGGAATCTTCTGGGCCGACTACGGCGGAGGTTTCTACTCCATGAAGTCTGTCCGCATGATGATCAGGCCCATAGACTGA